In Fusarium fujikuroi IMI 58289 draft genome, chromosome FFUJ_chr02, the genomic stretch ACCCCAGACACTGCCACAGTACATGTTACCGCAGTTGGTGGCGACCTGGATGGAGGGGTTGACACGCTCCTGGAAACGCTTCTTGGTGAGGGCCATGAaggtcttctcaacaaccttgTCGGTCAAGGACTTCTCGTAGTCCATGTCACGGAGCTCAGGAGCGACCTCGGCGAAAGCAGGCGAGTCGGCGTTGGCGAGGTAGTCGTGGTAAAGGAGACGAGCGTAAGACTTCTGGACAAGCTTGCAAGTAGGGGAGTGGAAAGCAAGGTAGTCGAAGCGGTCGAGGCTGGTCTTGGTAGAGTCGTCACCGTTGGAAGCACCATTGGTGCCGTTAGTGGCCTGCTTGGCTTCACGCTTGCAGTAAGCGCGGTAAGCGGCGTCGAGGGCCTTGGTGTAGCAGTTGACGGAGTAGTGGCCATCAACATAGGGGTACTCGCTGGTAAGGTCGGGCTTGTAGAAATCGTAGGCGTGCTGCATGTAGGTACCACGCAGACCGGGCTCGGCGACAATAGGGGCGTTGGGGCCGATCAGGAGAGCGAcggcaccagcaccaccagtgGGGCGAGCGTTACCCTTGGCGTAGAGAGCAATATCACCGGCAACAACGATAGCATCGCGGCCGTCCCAAGCGGAAGACTCAACCCAGTTGATGGCGTTGAAGACAGCGTTGGTACCACCGTAGCAAGCGTTGATAGTGTCGACACCctcgatgttggtgttgtcgccGAAAAGCTGCATAAGAACACTCTTGACggacttggacttgtcgAGAAGAGTCTCAGTACCGACCTCGAGGTAACCAATCGAGTTGGGGTCGATGTTGTagttcttgaggagcttggagGTAGCAGTAAGGGCGAAAGAGTAGATGTCTGCAGAAATCGCACATTAGCGGTGATCCAATGCCATCATGGGATTTTGCCCAGGACGCGGTGAGGATAGGCGCAATGCGCTAACATCGTCTTTTCAGGGGACGGTGAAGAATTGGGGAAACTTACCCTCACGGTCGTCGCAGAAGCTCATCTTGGTCTGGCCAAGACCAATGGTGTACTTTCCGGCGCTAACGCCATCGAACTTCTCGAGCTCAACCTGATCAACATACTAAAGACCAAATAAAATTGTGGTTAGCTGGGATCATCAAAGAGGCGCTCGTTCAAGCGTTGGGATAGAGGGGCACAATCTGAATGGAGGGGCACACGACCAGAACCCGAACACGAGAGTAATAACGCAGGGACTTTTTTTTGTCCCATCCAAAAAGTTTGGTGAGGGGCAAGATTCAACGACAGCAGTTCCCAGCAGAAACAGGAGACCATGAGGGCATTGAAGATCGTGTGACGATCGCGATCAATCGCAGAGGGAATATCTCAGCTTACCTGACTAGGGACATAAagctcaatggccttgatgccaaTGTTCTGAGGacgagacatgatgaagtaTTTGGGGAGAGAAAGAGACGGTTGGTgggggagaagaagcagaagaggaaggaagacaaagagaagaagagatggaagagaagtcgagagagaagaagaggatgtggagatatcttataataagacgacgacaagggaaaggaagggaagggaagggggGCCCGGAAGAAGAGCGCGAGATTGCGGGTTCAGGGTCAAGCAGTAGAGAGTGCGTCTCTGTAGGAGTGGTCTTGGTGCTTGTTAGGTTGAGATGGACTGAGATTGGATCTCCAAATCcaaggtgaggtgaggtacTGTAGACGGACGGGGTGTGATTTCAGTGAGTAAGTGGCCGTGGCGGGGTGAAACGAGTGACCTTCACTTGTTGGGCGGGTTAGTTAGATTCAGAGGTATCAAGTTTTTCACCGCCCTTTGCCTTTTTCCACTGGATAGACGCTGCACTGTTGGCCTCTCGTGTAATTGGATTGGCTGCGTCTGATTTATGAGGCACTTGTAGGCTTGGAGTTAAGGTCATGGATCCTTGGATCATGGTCATGATGGACGACAACCAACTTGATAAGAAGCTTGGACGTCAAACAACAATACACAGTCTGTATTGTTCGTAACATAGATACGCATCTAGGTCAATAGAATACTCTCCCTCTGATAGTAACACCGAGCCATACGGTGATATGACTCGAGATCATGTCAACAAACAAGTCATGATCTTACTACAGACTCTTGCGGCAACCGAGATTTTTTTTtgtctcctcctcttcccgCTCCTGGCTTCTGCAGCACATGTCGCCTCCTGCCAGGGGCAAGCCTCAACCGGTGGGTGCCGGGCCAAGATGTACCTGGTGTGCTTGACAGCGGTCCTATTCGGGCTTGTCTTGTTGTGATGGGATGGTGTGGATTAGTTTGCTGGTTGGTGGGGCCTTGGACGGGTATAATTGAGTGCCTGCGGTAGCGGTAGCGGTAGCTGCTGGAAACACGAACACGACAGCACATAGTCACTAGTGGTAAGTGATGAGCCTGGGTTTCTGGTAAGGCTTGATATCCGGTAATTAATCCCCCTGTAATTAGTACAAGGCGATCCTTCAATACCCAGTATTCCCAACGGGCAGTGGCATAATATCCGTGTGCTCATCTAATGGCTTTCAAAGCAATCGAAAGGTTGTTGGGAGTGTGGTCTGTGGTACAGTTACAGTTACAGCAGGCAGGCCTCTTCGCTTGTTGGCGTTTAAACAATGTTTCGAGGAACCCTACTCAGTTCAGTAGCTGATCTGCACTACCTACCCTTTAGAGTAACTTTCCGAAAATGAATTCTTTGTTAAGACTCTCTCAGAGAAGAGCTTACACTCTTTCTTACTAAGACTTCGGGGCATGGTCTATAACAGTAGCAAACCGGTTTTTGTCAGAACCAATGGAATTACTTGTCCAGTCTGTGATGAGGTGCTCACTCTTGCGGCGCTACGaacctccaactccaactccatcCACCAGACACAAACGGGAGGCCGTGGCCTAGAACCCGTCTTTTTCCAGGGACTACCCGCTAATTAGCAGGGGACAACAGCGTATCATCGCTTCTAATCCCGCATCATCGCGCTTACCCTTTTTTGGACAGTTCCATTTCGTCCCATCAACAGCTTCGATattcttcaacttcaccCATGCACTCGATTCACACAATACAACACTATCAAGACTCTCCATGTCTATCATATCTGGCATATCATCGTATTCTTATGAGGCAATAGTGTCAGCACTAAAACCATCCATATCATTGGACCATACACGCATAGCTACATGAGCCTGACTTCCGAcgacttgacttggctgGAATCACTCAATGGATGTGTCCCACTCTCTCATCGCTCAAGTTCTTTGGGGTCCATCTGCCGTTCGCGTTCTGCATTGCGTGTATGGGTGGCTTATTAGTGTTTTCTTCTTACAAGTATAGCCCAACCATGGCTAGTTTTACTTCTCCACGCACGATATGCCAACAGAGGCAGCCATGATGTGATTTCGACTGCTTGCCTCGAGGCTGCTCTATCTACCACACATTTGTTTCTGTCCTATGTGATGACAACTCTTCTATATCCTTTAGGCTCTGCGCCTCAACCAGTATTATGGCAAAACACCTGACTGACATCTTCAGCGTTCTCGGCGAGTACATACGCTTCTGGATATGAGAAATTTATCGACATGCGTCCCACGTAGTGCCCCGTCTTTAGCGTCATGTTCCGGTTTGTCCCTCATGTGcaactttcttcatcatacaATCCCTGGCTTGTGACGACGTCAACTCGTACTTCATTATCAATCGCTCAGCATAAGATCCGCCGCATTCCGTTCTTCGGCGTGGGTCAAAACCGCAGTCCTAAGTCTGATACAGCTAGCCTCCAAGACTTTGGCACACTTTTGTGTCCAAGTCCGCCGCTATTCGGCCTAAGATAATCAACGTGCAGATTCCTGCATCTCAGGCACTACCATCACGCCTGGTTGATTATCGCTCAAGATTTTCGGATGGGGTCGGTTGTCGTAGAACCTGGATGGTATCCATCCAACGTCTACGTACCTCTGGGACACGGGCCGTGGGGTTGGCAAAACTATCGCCATCTTACGCCTCATGGAAGGATTATCAACACATGCACCATTAAGCTTCGAATCcatgagaagctgaagaatgataagataagactgAACGTGCAACCGTCTTCGGATTGCGCTCTCTTATTCGGGTCGATCATACTTAAAGCTACCTAGCCTCCTAGCCTTGTAAGCCGCATCGCATCCCTTTTGTGCATCATCGCAGGGACCTGCATGGGTAAAGGTCCATCGCAACGACACGTTATTAGTGGCATCTTGACACACTCGGATCCTTTTGCGAATTCGACCGTTCAACGTGGTTCGTATTGTTCGGTTACTCTTGGTTCCAGAACCCAGACAGACAGCCTtcaccttcttcctctcctcgaTTACTGCGCACACTACTCCTTATCTCTTGGTCCAAGCAACCCCGTAAGGATCTAACCGACCCCAGATCCTGCCCCTGGCATGACGTATTGGTACAACGGCTTCGATCTCGAATCTCATGCATCTTTTGCCGGGGTTGAGAATGCCTGTCACTCTCGTGTTCGCTCAGCTAATGTTTCCCTCATATGGAAGTAATAACGGAGACAGGTTGAAGTACACGGAACTCTCCGCAAAAGTCATTGACTTAGATTTGATGAAAGTCGCATAGCCCAAAAGATGGGCTGTCATTGTGCTAACTTTTATGATACAAGTGTCACTGCGAAAAAGGAAACTTGACAAACTAAAGTTTGACTATTAAGTGTATATTAAAAAGTGACGCTGACGCTATTGAAGATGATCAATCTTTTAAGTTGACAGATACAGAAAACTCCCATCCAACGCCGCTGTATGCTTTCTCTATCAGACTCTTCCATGCATGCAAATGATTACGAGGCAGTGTTGGGGGTGTCGTATCCAGAATCAGAAGTTCCCTTGGACTTGGTTACCTCCTCGTCTGGAACCTccagtttcttcttttcctcggcttccttgGGCGTGTCTTCAGATTTCTCCGTATCCTTCTCGTCCTTcttttcatccttcttctcgttgatgCGGTTTTCAGTCTCGGATTCGGTATCAGAATCAGAAGAGTCGGAACCAGAACTCTCGCCGTTACTCTTTCGCTTGGCCTTAGCCTTagccttcttcgcctttgCTCGTTCctccttgcgcttcttcttggcttccgCCTTGCGagcctcctgctcctccttgCGTCGCTTCTCCGCATCCTCGATttccttttgcttcttctccttgcgaGTTTCTACCACCCACTCATCAACAGCGTCAATGGCGGCCTCAGGGTTGCGCTTGTGCTTGAGGAGCAATCCTTGGATTTCAGCAGGGCTGAATTCGAGCTCGGGCATCTTGGTAGCGAACTTATCGGCAAGAGCATTAACTCGCTCCATGGTCTCCTGGCGGGTCTTTTCAGCCAATGCAGCCTGCTTCTGAACCTCATCGGGTAACAGGACTTCCACATCCTTTCCAGGCGCACCCTCTCCCTCATAAGGGGCGTAGATGGCACGGAAGATAGAGGCACTCATATCAGCGTCGGCACGACCGAATTCAACAATCATATCGACACGGCCAGGACGGATTAGAGCCTTGTCTAGCTTCTCAAGATGATTGGTAGTCATGATAAGGACGcgtccttcttgagaggCAACACCATCGAGGATATTGAGGAGTCCCGATAGTGAAAGTCGACCTGGGAGTGCAGGTGCTGTAGTAGGGGGGAGGCCAGGCTTGGCGGGTGCGGTGGTGACGGGAACAACTGCCTCCTCTGTGTTTTCACCCTTCGTATCCTCACGAGTATGAGTGAGACCAGCAGTGTCAATATCCTCCAGA encodes the following:
- a CDS encoding probable hydroxymethylglutaryl-CoA synthase codes for the protein MSRPQNIGIKAIELYVPSQYVDQVELEKFDGVSAGKYTIGLGQTKMSFCDDREDIYSFALTATSKLLKNYNIDPNSIGYLEVGTETLLDKSKSVKSVLMQLFGDNTNIEGVDTINACYGGTNAVFNAINWVESSAWDGRDAIVVAGDIALYAKGNARPTGGAGAVALLIGPNAPIVAEPGLRGTYMQHAYDFYKPDLTSEYPYVDGHYSVNCYTKALDAAYRAYCKREAKQATNGTNGASNGDDSTKTSLDRFDYLAFHSPTCKLVQKSYARLLYHDYLANADSPAFAEVAPELRDMDYEKSLTDKVVEKTFMALTKKRFQERVNPSIQVATNCGNMYCGSVWGGLASLISVVDNKALEGKRIGLFSYGSGLAASFLSFRINGSVEKISSVLSIPARLEARRAVPPETYDEMCNLRKQAHLQKDYTPKGDASTIAPGTYYLTKVDDMFKREYAIKE